The DNA window CAGATCAATTCGTAGAGGCGGGCCTCGTCCTCGTCGAGGAAGTTACGGGCCTCATCGGGGTGCAGGGACGGATCGGTCGGGCGGATCGCCTCGTGGGCCTCCTGGGCGCCCTTTTGCTGCTTTCCCGACCAGAGCTGGGGGGCCGACGGGAGGTAAACGTCTCCGAACTCTCCCGCGACCCAGCGGCGCGCACCTTCCGCCGCCTCGGCGGAGACACGCGTGGAGTCCGTGCGCATATAGGTGATGAGCCCCGCGGCCCCGCGGGCCCCGATCTCCACACCTTCGTAGAGGCGTTGGGCGGAAGACATCGTGCGGCGCGCCGAAAAGCGGAGCCGCTTCGCCGCTTCCTGTTGAAGGGTCGACGTCGTAAACGGAGCGGGCGGATTTTTCCGCCGCTCCCGCCTCTTCACCTCGGTGACGACAAAAGGAAGCCCGGCAACGTCCGTGAGCACCTCTGTGGCCGACGCTTCGTCGCCCAGAGTGAAGGCCTTCCCGTCCAACTGGTGGAGCTTAGCCTCGAACGGTTGATCGTCTTTTTCGAGATGCGCCGTGATGGACCAGTATTCCTGGGCCACGAACGCCTTGATCTCGTCTTCCCGCTCGCAGATGAGGCGGAGCGCCACCGTCTGCACACGCCCGGCGGAGAGCCCGGGGCGGATCGGTTTCCAGAGGAAGGGAGAGACCTCGTATCCCACGAGCCGGTCGAGGATGCGCCGTGCCTGCTGGGCCTCGACCTTTTTCATGTCGAGCGTCCCGGGCGCGCGGAGCGCCTTCTCGACGGCGACCTTCGTGATCTCTCGGAACTCTACCCGGCGGAAGCGGTCGGGGTTGTCGCCGAAACCGAGGTGATCGGCGACGTGGAAGGCGATAGCCTCGCCCTCTCGATCCGGGTCGGTCGCGAGGATCACCATGTCCACGTCCTTCGCTTTGCGCTTCAGCTCCTGGAGAACCTTCGCCTTGCCGCGAATGGTCACGTAGTGCGGCTCGAAGCCGTTCTCCACGTCCACTCCGAGCTCTTTCGGCGGGAGGTCACGGACGTGCCCGACAGAGGCGGCGACGTCGAATCCGCGGCCGAGGTAGCGACCGATCGTCCGCGCCTTCGCGGGCGACTCGACGATCACGAGATGTCGGGTGGTGTGGCCGTTCCCCTTCGCCATTCCCGTCGTGGAATCCCTGGTTGAAAAAATGGAACGCGGCCCCTCGCCCTCAGGCTCGAAGAGGCCGCTCCGGATCGGTCGCCAAATGGTCCATCACCAACCGAACGATTTCCTCGGGGCGGCGGTTCCCCGTCTCGACCCACCACGCCGCTTTTTTGTAATGGGGCTCCCGCGCCGCGAGGAGCTCCTCGATCCGCTCTCGCGGTCGCGAAACCCGGAGGAGGGGACGCGACCCCGGTTCTCGGCTCACGCGCTCCCATACCTCCGCACCCGGAACCCGAAGCCAGACGGAAAGGGTCCCTTCTCCGACCGACTCCATTCGTCCCTCGTGGCACGGCCACCCGCCCCCCGAGGCGAGGACGACTGCCGTCTCCTCGAGGAATTCGCCGGCCACGCGCGCCTCGGTTTCCCGGAAGGCCGCCTCCCCTTCCTCGCGAAAGATCTCCGGGATCGTGCGCCCGGCCCTCTCCTCGAGGACGGAATCGAGATCCACGAAACTCCACCCGAGCTCCCGCGCGAGGAGAGCACCCACCGTGCTCTTCCCGCTCCCCATGAATCCCACGAGGAGGATGCGCCGAAAGGGAAGCTCGGCGGGGTGTCCCGGCAGGTGCGCATCCGGGGCCGGCGCCACCGTCAGCGTTCGCCCCAACCGCGCTCGGACAGGTACGCGAGGTATCCCTCGAAGTTCCGGCGTGTCTCCTGGATGGAGTCCCCCGCGAATTTTTCCATGAACGCGTCCGCAACGACGAGCGCGACCATCGCCTCGCCCACCACTGCGGCAGCGGGGACCGCGCAGACGTCGCTCCGCTCCGTGGCGGCCTCCTGGGCGCTCCCATCGCGGAGGTCCACCGAAGGGAGGCGCTGCTTCATGAGCGTCGAGATCGGCTTCATCGCGCCGCGAACCACGATCGGCTCGCCCGTAGTGACGCCCCCTTCGAGCCCCCCGGCTCCATTGGAGGAGCGCGCGAATCCCCCCGCGCGGTCGGCCGCGCTGCTCCGTACGATCGGGTCGTGAACGCGGGAGCCCGGACGCCGGGCCCCCTCGAAACCGAGCCCGATCTCGACTCCCTTGATCGCCTGGATGGACATCATCGCACCCGCGAGGCGGCCGTCCAGCTTTCGGTCCCAGCTGACGTGGCTTCCCAGCCCGACGGGAACCCCGGTCGCGACGACCTCGAAGACCCCACCGAGGGTGTCGCCTGCGTCCCTGGCCCGGTCGATCGCCTCCACCATCCGCGCGCTCGCCTCGGGATCGAGAGTGCGAACCGGTGAAATATCTGCCGCCCCATTCAGGTCGTCGGGAAGCGCCTCGGGAGGGCGCGCCTCGACGTCCCCGATGGAGCGAACGTGACTCCCGATCTCGATCCCGAACTCGGAAAGGAGGCGGCGCGCCACGGCGGCACAGGCCACGCGGGCCGCGGTCTCCCGGGCGCTGGCCCGCTCCAGGATGTCGCGAGTGTCCCGTCGGTTGTATTTCAGCACGCCGACCAGGTCGGCATGACCTGGGCGGGGGAGGTACATGGCGCGTAACGCTTTCGGGTTCTCGTCGGCGGGGGGAGGCAGGGGGCTCATCGCCGTGGTCCAGTTTTCCCAGTCCCGATTCCAGATGAGCATGGAGATCGGAGACCCGAGCGTCTCGCCGAGGCGGACCCCGGAGATGATCTCGGCCCGGTCCGACTCGATCTCCATCCGGCGCCCGCGGCCATGTCCGCCCTGGCGCCTCGCCAGATGAGGGTCCACGTCCCGCGCCATTTCCAGAGAAAGACCGGCGGGGATCCCTTCGAGGAAGGCCACGAGTCCCCTCCCGTGGGATTCCCCGGCGGTCCCAAAAGAAATGCTGCGAAGGAGCGTCATCGAGGTAAGCTCACGCCCGGTCTGGAACGTGTCCAGACCGGGCGTGGCGAATACCGGTCAGGAATGACGCGCTCTCCTCAGGAGGGTCCGGCCTGATGGCCGTCACCCCGGAAGCGCGCATCAGGGCCCACGGAGGATGTCCGCCTTGGTGACGTTGATGACGACCACGCCGCCCTGGCTCCCGACCCCGTAAAGCTTCACGGCGACGCATGCGTCGTCGGACCCTGCCAAAATGACAGCCCCAGAACCGTCTGTCCCGCAGGTCAGTCCCGCATTGTCGCCCGGGAACGGAAGGGTCGAGCGCACCGGTCCGACGATGGTGTCTCGGATATGCACATGGCCACTCCGGAAGTAGTTACGGGTGTCGTAGATCTCGACCCGGTTGTTCCCTACCGGAACGAATGCGTACGCCCGATTCGCCGGTGTTGCGAGCCCTTCTCCGGTGTGCGTCGGGTGCAACGCCACGCCGCCGCCTCCGGCGGAAATCGCCGGGCTCCCGATGAGGCGGAGATCCCTGTCGAAGAAGTATACGCCGAACAACCCGCGTCCAACGCCCATCGTCCCGTCCTGATTCATCGCCACGCCCAAGACCCGCTCGGCCGCGTTCCCGACGAGGTCCACTACGGTGATCGCGTCCGTGATGGACTCGTCCGCGGCCCGCCAGAGGAAGATCCGGCCCGTCGTCGCCGTGGCGCCTTCGCCGATCGCCACGACGCTTCCGTCACCCGACCTCGCGATAAAGGTGGTGTCGGTGAGCCCCACGGACTCGATGTCCCACCGGCCCTGGAATCCGACGGGCCAGAAGAGGGGGTCGGCAGGGACGGCGGTGGAGACGTCGCCGAGCAGTTCGGCGAAAGCGCCGCAGGTTCCGTCCGTGGGGCACACGCCCGTGTAGACTGCCGTGGTGAATTCAGTCGCCGGGGTTCCCGGCTGGTGCGTGCGCAAGAAGATGCCGCCGGGCTCGGTGAAGGCCCGATCCACATTCCCCAACGCCCGCCAGCCGTCCGAGGGCGTCGTCCGACCATGCCCCGTGAAGAGCAGAACCTCGGGCGTCGGTCCGACTCCGAAGTCCACGAGCCGAATCGTTCCGTCCGGCGCGGCTCCCGTGGGCCGTGTCGAATACACGAGCCGACCCGCAACGTCTTCGGCCACGAACTGGGGCCGGTCGGAGAAGTCGAAGGGAATCGCCGTGAAGTTCACCTGACCCTGGTTCACCGACTCCTGCACGTCCCAGAGGAGCGTATTCGGCGTGGAGATTCGATTCAGCTCCATGCGCCCGCCCACATCGACCCTCGAGATGTTCGTCCCCCCCGAATTCGCCACGAAGAGGAGGTTTTCGTCAATCAGTCCCGGGGCGAGCCCCCACGGGTCGGACCCAACGAGAATCGGACTCTCATACGTCCGCGTCGCGAGGTCGAAAACCTCGAGATGCCCGAGCGAGATATTCGAGAGAATGAGGAGGCCCTCGGGGGCATGGATCGCCGCGTCGGCGATGGATCCGCCGGCCGGGAGGCGAACCGTTTCGCCTGAGACCAGGGCCAGGACCACGTGCTGTCCAGTCTCTCCCGTCGCGACTGTGAAGTCGTCGCCGCCGTCCGTTACGGTGGCGCAACCGAGTCGCTGGAAGAGGGTGGACGACACCGCCGCCGCGCAGTTCCCCATCGCGTCCATGGACCACCCGAAGAAGTCGAGATCGAGTGTGTCCGGGCGATTGACCGGGTCATAGAACGGGTCACCGAGGGAGTCCACGAAGTCTTCGAGCGCGCGGAGCCTGAAGACCCGCGTGACGGTGCCGCCCACGCCACCGCCCGTCGAGATCGTATCGGCAAGCCAGAGCGTGTCCGCCTGGTTGTCTCGCCGGACCACCCGCACGGTGTATCCGGTCCGCTGGACCCCCGAGCCACCGGCGTTGTCGCGCGCGGTGACGCTCACCCGGATCGAGTCGGTCACCTCGATCCGATTCGGGTCGCCGACCGCTCCCTGGGGCTCGATGAGGATCCGCACTTCGGGGGCGATTCCGTCTACCCCGCCGCCCCCACTGATGACGTTCAGGGTCACGAGCGGCGCGGTTCCGAAGATACCGTTCGTGTTGCGCGCGGTGGCCCGAATCGTCAGCGGACCCGATGCGAGCGCGGGAATCGTGTAGTCGAAAGTCAGGTCTATGGCATTCGGATTCTGGCCGGCCAGCACGAAGTCTTCGAGGGTGGCCGTGTCCGCGCCGCTGATCTCGACACGTACCAGGTTCACCCCGGCCGGGTCCGTGGCCGTCACCCGGATCGGGAGCGCCTGGCCGGCCGAAATGGATTGCCCGTCCACGAGGTCGGGGAGTTGGACCGAGGGTCCACCCATCGTGATCAGGACCGAATCGCGGCCGACGACTCCGAACGCATCCTCCGCCACGACCCGGATATACACGGACTCCGAAACGGTACCGAGCGGCTGGAGGAAACGGGCAATGATCGTGTCCATGGGAAGCGGACTACTGAAGTCCACGACCTTGGGCGCGTAGCGGAGAACCTCCTGGTGTGTTCCCAGGTCACGATCTCCCCGGTGGGCAACCCCCGAAAAGATGACGCGGGCCACCCCGATGGGATGCTGGATCCGGGCCCGCACGAAGATGGAATCCGTGAGAGATGAGCCGGAGTCCACCGTGGGATTCAGGATCTGGATCGAGGGGGCGAGCTCCTCCGTTGCCGTCAGTGTCACCGTGATCGTATCGGCGGCGACGTTCCCACGGGCGTCGGTGGCCGTCACGATGAAGTGGACGGCCTCCTCCGTCGTATCTGGCACCGGGATCATCAGGCGGAGGATCTGCTGCGGGAGGATGCGCGGCGGATCGAGCTGGACCTCCCGCGGCTGGAACCGGACGATCTCCTCCTCCGCGAGGAGATCGGGGTCGCCGCGG is part of the Gemmatimonadota bacterium genome and encodes:
- a CDS encoding shikimate kinase, whose amino-acid sequence is MGRTLTVAPAPDAHLPGHPAELPFRRILLVGFMGSGKSTVGALLARELGWSFVDLDSVLEERAGRTIPEIFREEGEAAFRETEARVAGEFLEETAVVLASGGGWPCHEGRMESVGEGTLSVWLRVPGAEVWERVSREPGSRPLLRVSRPRERIEELLAAREPHYKKAAWWVETGNRRPEEIVRLVMDHLATDPERPLRA
- the aroC gene encoding chorismate synthase, whose amino-acid sequence is MTLLRSISFGTAGESHGRGLVAFLEGIPAGLSLEMARDVDPHLARRQGGHGRGRRMEIESDRAEIISGVRLGETLGSPISMLIWNRDWENWTTAMSPLPPPADENPKALRAMYLPRPGHADLVGVLKYNRRDTRDILERASARETAARVACAAVARRLLSEFGIEIGSHVRSIGDVEARPPEALPDDLNGAADISPVRTLDPEASARMVEAIDRARDAGDTLGGVFEVVATGVPVGLGSHVSWDRKLDGRLAGAMMSIQAIKGVEIGLGFEGARRPGSRVHDPIVRSSAADRAGGFARSSNGAGGLEGGVTTGEPIVVRGAMKPISTLMKQRLPSVDLRDGSAQEAATERSDVCAVPAAAVVGEAMVALVVADAFMEKFAGDSIQETRRNFEGYLAYLSERGWGER